One window from the genome of Bubalus kerabau isolate K-KA32 ecotype Philippines breed swamp buffalo chromosome 17, PCC_UOA_SB_1v2, whole genome shotgun sequence encodes:
- the ZSCAN22 gene encoding LOW QUALITY PROTEIN: zinc finger and SCAN domain-containing protein 22 (The sequence of the model RefSeq protein was modified relative to this genomic sequence to represent the inferred CDS: inserted 2 bases in 2 codons; deleted 3 bases in 2 codons; substituted 2 bases at 2 genomic stop codons) translates to MAMPKSCLSPVPWEQNGFLRVKMEEEEASLSQVQESSFGRTVHPEAARLHFWHFCFEEASSPREALARLQELCRQWLQPEVHSKEQMLELLALEQFLGALPPKIQSWLGAQFPRSGKEATVPVEDLTRAVDKRAKGGRLARSALWAKPGLECTDISCKQSGSEELEPWDRAAEILGGGTPSGAAFGDDCESQGGPERQARSEETWAQSVSHQMDFRKTSGPHKDAPPAQPSCEAGALGDSPHVRPDLTSXEKTPSEERWDPPDGCGTEPPGTCSGRNPPSTCGEWGKTLRSPSEAHQKSQARKTPYTCSECGKAFGRSAHLAQHRVMHXGAKPHACMECGKAFGRLTHLSQHRRVHTGEKAYACGECGKAFRRSTHLSQHRRTHTGKRPYTCDACDKAFSQSTHLTQHQRMHTGEKPYECGAXGRAFSNCSALVRHLRVHSGEKPYQCRECPKAFAQSSSILEHQRVHTGEKPYRCDDCGKXSSALMVHLRLHVSVLQ, encoded by the exons ATGGCCATGCCCAAGAGCTGCCTGAGCCCAGTGCCCTGGGAACAGAATGGCTTTCTCCGGgtgaagatggaggaggaggaggccagcCTCTCCCAGGTCCAGGAATCTAGCTTTGGCCGCACCGTCCACCCTGAGGCTGCACGCCTGCACTTCTGGCACTTCTGCTTTGAGGAGGCGTCCAGCCCTCGCGAGGCGCTGGCCCGGCTCCAGGAGCTCTGCCGCCAGTGGCTGCAGCCCGAGGTGCACTCCAAGGAGCAGATGCTGGAGCTGCTGGCGCTGGAGCAGTTCCTGGGCGCGCTGCCCCCCAAGATTCAGTCTTGGCTGGGTGCTCAGTTCCCCAGGAGTGGCAAGGAGGCCACTGTGCCGGTGGAGGATCTGACTCGGGCAGTGGACAAGAGAGCTAAGGGGGGGCGACTGGCTCGCAGTGCACTGTGGGCAAAGCCTGGGCTGGAATGTACAG ACATCAGCTGTAAGCAGAGTGGTTCGGAGGAGTTGGAGCCCTGGGACAGGGCCGCGGAAATTCTGGGAGGAGGGACTCCCTCGGGAGCCGCCTTTGGTGATGACTGTGAATCCCAGGGCGGCCCAGAGAGGCAGGCCAGA TCAGAGGAAACCTGGGCCCAGTCTGTCTCCCACCAGATGGATTTCAGGAAAACTTCAGGGCCTCACAAGGACgctcccccagcccagcccagctgtgAAGCTGGTGCCTTGGGGGATAGCCCCCACGTGCGGCCAGACCTCACCTCCTGAGAGAAGACTCCTTCTGAGGAAAGATGGGATCCACCGGATGGTTGTGGGACAGAGCCTCCAGGCACGTGCTCGGGGAGGAAC CCCCCCTCCACGTGTGGAGAGTGGGGGAAGACCCTCCGGAGCCCCTCGGAGGCCCACCAGAAGAGCCAGGCCCGCAAGACGCCCTACACCTGCAGCGAGTGTGGGAAAGCCTTCGGCCGGAGCGCGCACCTGGCGCAGCACCGGGTGATGC AGGGGGCCAAGCCCCACGCATGCATGGAGTGTGGCAAAGCCTTCGGCCGGCTCACCCACCTGAGCCAGCACCGGAGGGTGCACACCGGTGAGAAGGCTTACGCCTGCGgagagtgtggcaaggccttccGCCGCAGCACCCACCTCAGCCAGCACCGGCGGACGCACACGGGCAAGCGGCCCTACACGTGCGACGCGTGTGACAAGGCCTTCAGCCAGAGCACGCATCTGACCCAGCACCAGCGCATGCACACCGGCGAGAAGCCCTATGAGTGCGGCGCCTGAGGCCGCGCCTTCAGCAACTGCTCGGCGCTGGTGCGGCACCTGCGGGTGCACTCCGGGGAGAAGCCCTACCAGTGCCGGGAGTGCCCCAAGGCCTTCGCGCAGAGCTCCTCCATCCTGGAGCACCAGCGCGTGCACACAGGCGAGAAGCCCTACCGGTGCGACGACTGCGGGA GCAGCTCAGCCCTCATGGTTCACCTGCGCCTCCACGTCAGCGTCCTCCAGTGA
- the A1BG gene encoding alpha-1B-glycoprotein has protein sequence MSAWAALLLLWGEAGSRGGRGLGGTAVRPNSRVSAGLALSPVTEQATFFDPRPSLWAETGSPLAPWADVTLTCQSPLPTQEFQLLKNGVGQEPVHLESPAHEHRFPLGPVTSATRGLYRCRYKGNNDWVSPSNLVDVTGAEPLPPPSLSTSPVSWITPGLNTTLLCLSGLRGVTFLLKLEGEDQFLEVAEAPEATQATFPVHRAGNYSCSYRTHAAGTPSEPSATVTIEELDPPPAPTLTVDRESAQVLRPGSPASLTCVAPLSGVDFQLRRGAEEQLVPRASTSPDRIFFRLSALAAGDGGGYTCRYRLRGELAAWSRDSAPAELVLSDGTLPAPELSAEPAVLSPTPGALVQLRCRAPRAGVRFALVREDAGGRRVQRVLSPAGPEAQFELRGVLAVDSGNYSCVYVDTSPPFTGSKPSATLELRVDGPLPRPQLRALWTGALTPGRDAVLRCEAQVPDVSFLLLRAGEEEPLAVAWSTHRSADLVLTSVGPQHAGTYSCRYRTGWPHSLLSELSDPVELRVAGS, from the exons ATGTCTGCTTGGGCAGccctcctgctgctctggggtgAGGCCGGGTCCCGGGGTGGCCGGGGGCTGGGGGGAACGGCAGTGAGGCCTAACAGCCGGGTCTCTGCAGGTCTGGCCCTGAGCCCGGTGACTGAGCAGGCGACGT TCTTTGACCCCAGGCCATCCCTGTGGGCCGAGACCGGCTCACCGCTGGCACCCTGGGCCGACGTGACGCTGACCTGCCAGAGCCCGCTGCCGACCCAGGAGTTTCAGCTCCTCAAGAATGGCGTGGGCCAGGAACCGGTGCACCTGGAGTCCCCTGCCCATGAGCACAGGTTCCCGCTGGGACCAGTGACCAGCGCCACCCGGGGCCTCTACCGCTGCAGGTACAAGGGCAACAACGATTGGGTCAGCCCGAGCAACCTGGTGGACGTGACGGGTGCAG agcccctgcccccaccctcgcTCTCAACCAGTCCCGTGTCCTGGATCACACCCGGCCTGAACACCACACTGCTGTGCCTCTCGGGACTTCGAGGTGTGACTTTCCTGCTGAAGCTGGAAGGAGAGGACCAGTTTCTGGAGGTGGCTGAGGCCCCAGAGGCCACGCAAGCCACCTTCCCAGTCCACCGGGCTGGGAACTACAGCTGCAGCTACCGGACCCACGCGGCAGGCACCCCCTCGGAGCCCAGCGCCACAGTGACCATAGAGGAGCTGG ACCCGCCGCCGGCGCCCACGCTGACAGTGGACAGGGAGTCGGCCCAGGTCCTGAGGCCGGGCTCGCCTGCCTCACTCACCTGCGTGGCGCCCCTGAGCGGCGTGGACTTCCAGCTGCGGCGGGGCGCGGAGGAGCAGCTGGTACCCCGGGCCAGCACCAGTCCGGACCGCATCTTCTTCCGGCTGAGCGCGCTGGCCGCGGGCGACGGCGGCGGCTACACCTGCCGCTACCGGCTACGCGGCGAGCTGGCGGCCTGGTCCCGGGACAGTGCGCCGGCCGAGCTGGTGCTGAGCGACG GGACGCTCCCCGCGCCGGAGCTGTCGGCCGAACCCGCGGTCCTGAGCCCCACGCCGGGCGCGCTGGTGCAGCTGCGGTGCCGGGCACCGCGCGCCGGCGTGCGCTTCGCCCTGGTGCGCGAGGACGCGGGAGGGCGCCGGGTGCAGCGCGTCCTGAGCCCCGCGGGCCCCGAGGCCCAATTCGAGCTGCGCGGCGTCTTGGCGGTGGACTCGGGCAACTACAGCTGCGTCTACGTGGACACGTCGCCGCCCTTCACGGGCTCCAAGCCTAGCGCGACCCTGGAGCTGCGCGTGGACG GGCCGCTGCCCAGGCCGCAGCTCCGGGCCCTGTGGACTGGGGCCTTGACTCCGGGCCGCGATGCCGTCCTGCGCTGCGAGGCCCAGGTGCCCGACGTCTCCTTCCTGCTGCTGCGCGCGGGCGAAGAGGAGCCCTTGGCGGTGGCTTGGTCCACCCACCGCTCCGCGGACCTGGTGCTGACCTCCGTGGGGCCCCAGCACGCCGGCACATACAGCTGCCGCTACCGCACCGGCTGGCCCCACTCCTTGCTGTCGGAGCTCAGCGACCCGGTGGAGCTCCGGGTGGCAG GAAGCTGA